One Mesorhizobium sp. J428 DNA segment encodes these proteins:
- a CDS encoding NmrA family NAD(P)-binding protein → MSDTILVTGASGHLGQAVITHLLDSQGVAPSRIIAGTRNTDKLSALAAKGVALRKVDFDDAAGLEKAFAGVGTVLIVSTDALDGAGTRLRQHKAAVAAAKKAGVARLAYTSLPVPETSRVSFAPDHLGTEEAIKATGIPYLLFRDSWYLENLFMSLPNALKSGQWYTSAADGKTSYVARDDIAAAIAGALANPPAGSATYTLTGDEAFTNDQIAALASEITGKPLQVVHLTDEQLAGGMKAAGVPEAIIPTLVSFDTATRTGGLGTVTGDTAKLSGRKLQTLREFLTANKAAFAG, encoded by the coding sequence ATGTCTGACACGATCCTCGTCACCGGCGCTTCCGGCCATCTCGGCCAGGCCGTCATCACTCATCTTCTCGACAGCCAGGGCGTCGCGCCGTCGCGCATCATCGCCGGCACGCGCAATACCGACAAGCTGTCCGCCCTCGCCGCCAAGGGCGTCGCGTTGCGCAAAGTCGATTTCGACGATGCAGCCGGCCTCGAAAAGGCCTTCGCCGGCGTCGGCACGGTGCTGATCGTTTCGACCGACGCGCTCGACGGTGCCGGCACACGCCTGCGCCAGCACAAGGCCGCCGTCGCCGCCGCGAAGAAGGCCGGCGTTGCGCGTCTTGCGTACACCTCGCTTCCCGTGCCCGAGACCTCGAGGGTCAGCTTCGCGCCCGACCATCTCGGAACCGAGGAGGCGATCAAGGCCACCGGCATCCCCTATCTACTCTTCCGCGACAGCTGGTATCTCGAAAACCTGTTCATGAGCCTGCCCAACGCGCTCAAGTCCGGTCAGTGGTACACCTCCGCCGCCGACGGCAAGACCTCCTACGTCGCGCGTGACGACATCGCAGCCGCGATCGCCGGCGCACTCGCCAACCCGCCGGCCGGCAGCGCCACCTACACGCTCACCGGCGATGAGGCCTTCACCAACGACCAGATTGCGGCGCTCGCCTCGGAGATCACGGGCAAGCCGCTCCAGGTCGTGCACCTAACCGACGAACAGCTTGCAGGCGGCATGAAGGCGGCGGGCGTCCCGGAGGCGATCATCCCGACCCTGGTCTCCTTCGACACGGCGACCCGCACCGGCGGCCTCGGCACCGTCACCGGCGATACCGCGAAGCTCTCCGGCCGCAAGCTGCAGACGCTGCGCGAGTTCCTCACCGCCAATAAGGCAGCGTTCGCCGGCTGA
- a CDS encoding helix-turn-helix domain-containing protein: MDARIASARQRIEIYRAGVATGGLANCPIRNVVQNIFGKWSSLLLMALAEKPYRFGELRRLVPDISQRMLTETLRDLQRDGYVHREVFPTKPPSVEYSLTDLGRSMYDSLHHLLMWAENNFEHVRDARQKFDAEDA, from the coding sequence ATGGATGCCCGCATCGCCTCCGCCCGCCAAAGGATCGAGATCTATCGCGCCGGTGTCGCCACGGGCGGGCTCGCTAACTGTCCGATCCGCAACGTTGTGCAGAACATCTTCGGCAAGTGGAGTTCGCTGCTGCTGATGGCGCTGGCCGAGAAGCCGTATCGCTTCGGCGAGCTGCGCCGGCTGGTGCCGGACATCTCGCAGCGGATGCTGACCGAGACACTGCGCGACCTGCAGCGCGACGGCTATGTGCATCGCGAGGTGTTTCCCACCAAGCCGCCCAGCGTCGAATACAGCCTGACCGACCTCGGCCGGTCGATGTACGACTCGCTTCACCATCTGCTGATGTGGGCGGAGAACAACTTCGAACACGTGCGCGACGCGCGCCAGAAATTCGACGCCGAAGATGCGTGA
- a CDS encoding aldehyde reductase, giving the protein MSGLVLVTGGSGFIGAHCIVRLIAAGYRVRTTVRSLAREADVREMLKEGGCEAGDRLSFAEADLMRDAGWLEAAAGCDYVLHVASPLPVAQPNDADELVRPARDGALRVLRAARDAGVKRVVMTSSFAAIGYGNTPSGGVYTEKDWTDTDKPIGAYVKSKALAERAAWDFLAREGNGLELATVNPVVVLGPVLGRDYSASVVLIETLLKGGAPAVPKLMFGVVDVRDVADLHLLAMTRPEAKGERFLAVAGDFLSVREIALALKAGMGPAAAKVPTWVAPNWVIRLGALFSPTLRTVAGPELGREKNASAAKARQMLGWSPRSPQEAIVATGESLVRLGLVKA; this is encoded by the coding sequence ATGAGCGGGCTTGTCCTCGTTACCGGCGGCTCCGGCTTCATCGGCGCGCATTGCATCGTCAGGCTGATCGCGGCGGGATACCGCGTGCGCACCACGGTGCGCTCGCTGGCGCGCGAGGCGGACGTCCGGGAGATGCTGAAGGAGGGCGGCTGCGAGGCGGGCGACCGCCTGAGCTTTGCCGAGGCTGATCTTATGCGCGATGCGGGATGGCTCGAGGCGGCGGCAGGCTGCGACTACGTGTTGCATGTTGCCTCGCCTCTGCCCGTCGCCCAGCCCAACGACGCGGACGAGCTGGTGCGGCCCGCGCGCGACGGAGCGCTCCGGGTGCTGCGGGCAGCGCGCGACGCCGGCGTGAAGCGCGTGGTGATGACCTCGTCTTTCGCGGCGATCGGTTACGGCAACACGCCATCGGGCGGCGTCTACACGGAGAAGGACTGGACCGACACCGACAAGCCGATTGGCGCCTATGTGAAGTCTAAGGCGCTGGCCGAACGCGCCGCCTGGGATTTCCTTGCGCGGGAAGGCAACGGGCTGGAACTGGCGACGGTCAATCCGGTGGTCGTCTTGGGGCCGGTGCTGGGAAGGGACTATTCCGCCTCGGTCGTCCTCATCGAGACGCTGCTCAAGGGCGGTGCGCCGGCGGTACCGAAGCTGATGTTCGGCGTCGTGGACGTGCGGGACGTGGCCGACCTCCACCTCCTGGCGATGACGCGGCCGGAGGCGAAGGGCGAGCGCTTCCTCGCGGTGGCGGGCGATTTCCTCAGCGTCCGGGAGATCGCGCTGGCGCTGAAGGCCGGCATGGGCCCCGCGGCGGCGAAAGTGCCGACGTGGGTGGCCCCCAACTGGGTCATCCGGCTTGGCGCGCTGTTCAGCCCGACATTGAGGACGGTCGCGGGTCCCGAACTCGGCAGGGAGAAGAACGCGTCGGCCGCCAAGGCCCGGCAGATGCTGGGCTGGTCGCCGCGTTCGCCGCAGGAGGCGATC